The window TTTCCGCCACATTTTTCCGTCACATTTTTtcgtcactttttttttttttttttttttttttgtccttttttttttttccgcgaTTTTTTACACATGAAAAGTTGCTTCCGTCCAATTTTGATTTTCTCCCTATACAAAGAAAGCtccttttaattaaaaaaaagaaacacatAAAAGTAAATTTAAACATAaacataagtatatataattttgcaGATTTACTTTTTCCGAATCGGACATGCGCACCTGTTCGTTATAGTAAGTCTacattatattatattattttatttttttttttttgcttatgtCGCGTCCTCTTtgaatgaatgaagaagacgCTTGGCTGGTGTGGCTGTATGGGACTTGAGTGGATAAATTCGTACCGGTGGAGGTAAAAGGGAAcggcaaaagaaaaaaaaaaaaaaaaagtttctaAAAAGACCTATTACTTGACCAACAGCACCTGCTCGGAATAAGCACAATGCGAGATAAACATACTAATCAAGGGAAAAACGAAAGGGCCGAAGTGTTCACATCGCAGAGGGATGCCTACCAGGTGTGTGCAACTGAACGCAACTCCCGTTCGATAGACCAAGGTagttgagaaaaaattccaaagtTTATACAAGCTATCCTTTCTTCCACCTCAGCCGATTTGGCAGACTCTACTAACTGTGTATTGACGCTATCCCGATGAAGGGGCAGGCTCAGGGACGGAAAACTTCTACCTACAGCCCCATAACGGAGAGCCTGTACCTGAAGCTGAAGGACCCACTTGGGCCATACGTCAATTTAAGCAATTCCCCTGCGtcaagcgaaaaaaaaaaaaaactccacaAACGAATAAGCTTTAGTAGCTTCTCAAATACCACATGTAGCGACATCCAAAAGTTGAACAATTATCTGCCCATAGAAAATAATATCGTCTTGTTGTCTCTGGGAAATTATTCCTTCAAAGTTGGACTGATAAATAAGTACGACTACAAATTGGAAAGCTTGAGGGTACCCCAAGTGGAAGTTATTGAACCATGGAAGGAACTGGGCTATTCACATCCTCCATATAAAAACTACGACATCATAGAAGAGTGCCTTTTCCACTGCTTCagcaatttttacaaaataaatttaaaagacaaggatttgttcattcccttttctaGTATAAATGATACGAATGATTTTTCCACCCTCGGGGATATTCTATTTGACACATTCCAAGTGCAGAGTGTAACATTTAGGGAGCCTTCCTTTCTCTCTTCCCTCatcattttgcaaaatatggCAAAGGAAAGGCAGGAGATGCAACAGGGGCGTGATGTTCTACTTTATAAAGATGATCAGAAGGATTCATCTACTAATTGCGACTATGGCGCCGATGAAAGCGTCGGAacgggaggagaaaaagacaaaGGGGTACTTCACGTACCGAGGGGAAAAATAGTAGGGGGGGAACCCTACCCGCAGGAGTGCCTTTCAAATTTACACGATTTAAACTTGTACAATTTTACAGCTATCCTAGTAAATGTGGGAAGTACTAAGACGACCTGCACACCTGTGATAAATGGAATCCCATTGCCCGATCTGACAAGCACCTACCACATTGGGGGGTACGACATAGACAATCAAATTTTcgacgaaatgaaaaagaataaaaattaccaaaaGGATATATCAATGGAGGCtgcaaaaattgcaaaggagaaaagggtATTCACTCcaaaaagtaaagaagaCTGTGGTTATCTTTCTCTACTTTACAATCAAActccaaaaaattatttagtTAGCCCATTCCAGTTACACTTTAATAAAATCTCCTCCTCAGCTGTAACTTCcactgaaatatttttctctccatgtCGTTTGGGAAATTACTTAAAAACGGAATCGTACAAACAGCTACATATGTACCATGTAGACAGGGGGTTTCTTTTGAGTGGGTCTCCCTCTTGGATTCCCAACTCCACTATAAGGGAGTCCTCCCCCAGTTGGAAAGGAAGTCTAAGCTCCACCCTCACAGAGAACACCCTCCCCTGTGTAATTTACGACACCATTCAAAGGTGCCCCATCGATACTAGGAAGGAACtctttgaaaatatttaccTCACGGGGGGATCCAGCATCATCAGAGGTTTTCGTGAAAGATTACAAAATGAATTGTATGACtttgtaaaaaggaaaaatttttacagcAACGTTTGTATCAATGTACATTCTGTGCGGAGAAGGATGCTGCAAAAATATGCCATCTACTCGGGGGCTCACCTATTTTTGGAGATGTTCGATTATCAAAATTATCAAATCACACGGGCAGACTATCTGGAGTGTGGGGACAGTATCCTGGAGCGTCTGAGTTTGCAAGGAAAGCTTCTCTTCTAGGTCTTTGCAGAGGGaacctcttttttaaaactttttttttttttttttttttttttttaacccccaTGAATAATGAGGCTCTTTCCCGGCAGTCACACTACATGGTTCTATCCCATATAGGGAGGACCGACCACGTCGAAGTAGCGTTTATGTTTGgattttccaatttgtgaCTTCCCCACCGCTCGTATCTTGACTGCATAGTTTTGTTTCCGTTGAGTAAGGAGTGCCTCAAGTTTGTTAGGCTACCCACCAGCTATTGCTACACATGTACTTATTTTcattctcatttttgttgtttacCCTTTTTTCATCCGCTTCGCTCCCTCCACGTTTGCATTTGTgtgctttccccttccccgtcctaaccttttttaaaaaaaaaaaaacacttacAATCCTTTAACACTCAAATGGGTTGCGACAAATctccttaaagggggaatgCCCATCTGGAAGAGCATATTTTCCTAGTGGAAAAATTCAGTTCCTGACGCCCCTGTCCCTATGTAACCAGATCACCACAACATCAATAAGGGAGGAACACAGAGGGAAACTCTTTCCCCTATTGGGAGAAAATTACCAACTGTCCATGGATGCGTAATATATTGCACAAAAAGATTGGGAAGTTGCATCAATATATCTGTtcctttgtcatttttttttttttttttctttctttctttttttgggtgTATGTGCCCCTAGGAAGGGAGATAGTGCCCCATGAGCCCCTTACCAAATTGATACGTGCATTCTGCGCATGTGGCAAATAATTTGGCaatttttgacaaaaaaaaaagaaataaaaaaaaaaaaaaaaaaaaaaacgatacGGCCCTTCCCCTACAGTTGCATTTTCTCCTCTCAggaataaaattgaaaactttttttttttttttttttttttttcgagtaGAGTGTAGCTTTAACACATATGTTTAAGCGTTTATCAAAGTGTTGCCCATTCATCTGTTCATAAGCACAGGGGGAGGGGTTCTACAAACGTTCAGTCGCACAAATTATCCCCTCCCTTCGCATGTATGACTGCTTCATACGCCAAACgaaagaaaatatacattGAGGAAGAGGAACTAGGTGGGCCTAGATGTATGCGTACACGAGGAGAAATGCCATCCCCATACTGATTGGGTCATTGGCTGGATTGTCGATAAGCTATCTATTCGCGAACAGGAGGGAAGTGCAAAGATGTTTGATGTGCACGGTGGAGAGAGCCATAGCCAAGTGGAAAATGAGAAAGTGTGGGCGTCACGCAAAAGATGGCAGAAAGCACCGCAATAGCGATGTACAGAGTGGTGGTCGTGATGATGGTGGTGAAGGACAAGACATCCCGGAAGGGTGCCCGGGCATGGAGAACGAACAAGCAGGGAAGTCGAAAATCTGCGAAGGGTGCCCCAACCAAAGAATTTGCAACGATCCAGAattgaagaaagaaaaggagaaggaaaaaaatcaaatttttaatcaagtccaagaaaatttaaaaaatgtaaaatataaaattttaattttatctggaaaaggaggagtcGGAAAGTCGACGGTAGCAACACAGTTAGCCTTTTCATTATCTTACCTAAATTACGATGTAGGTCTTCTCGACATTGATATATGTGGACCGTCCATCCCAGTCCTAACACAAACCGTGAACTGTGATGTTAACTATAGCATGAATGGATGGGTTcccatttataaaaataatttgtccATCATGTCTGTCGGATATTTACTGCCAAATTTTGATGATCCAGTTATTTGGAGgggtccaaaaaaaaatggattaaTTAAACAATTCCTATGTGATGTATACTGGAAGAGTTTGGACTTTTTAATTATAGACACCCCCCCAGGAACAAGTGATGAACACCTTACCATCTGctcatatttaaaaaataatttagaTGGATGCATAATAGTTACCACTCCACACATTTTATCCATTTGTGACgttaagaaggaaattgaattttgcaaaaaaaccAGCATACCCATTTTAGGAATAGTAGAAAATATGTACCAGTCCGTTTTTGTTAACAATTACACTGTCGATAAAATGTGTGTAGACATGAATGTAGACTATGCGGGTAGGATCACTTTTAATCAAAAGCTCATTGATGCATGTCAGCATGGGGTTGGTTGTTGTGATTTGGATGCTCACAGTTCATCCTCCAAAGAAATTTTTCAAGTGTGCAAATTTTTCATccagaaaattttaaataattatgaACATGTGCCAAACTCCTATGATGATAACACTCAAGTGGCTCATTCGAAAAAGGCTGCTTCTTTGAAGGACGGGCAGGAAGAAACTCTacagcaaaatggaaaatctGACCAATCGAACAATTTGCAAGTGCAAATGCTTCGTCAGTTATTAAACCAAATTAGCCAACTGCTACAGGAGACCCCTCAATGAATTgtcgaaaattttattttccaacgAAGGAACGTTACTTTGTTGCTTCCTATTGGGGATGCACCGCCACAGGGACCAAAAAcgcacacataaaaaaaaagacatagGGGGCACACTTTAATAACTGGATTGCACgtgctccatttttttttttcagcatgCACAAGATTACACGTTCTACGCTTGTCTCTTTTTCCACTGGTTCACGCATCAGACGACTCCATAGAGTTAACGGCACAGCGCTACGACTCCACCGTAGTGCCTCGGGCGATCGTGGTGCGTTTGGACCTCGCGAAAATAGTAGCCCCATATGAAAGTGATTCCGTGTATAATGTATACCTGTGTGGGGGTGATGGGGGGGATTCAGCTGGCGCTCGCCTTTTGCGCACCCGCTTCGC is drawn from Plasmodium knowlesi strain H genome assembly, chromosome: 7 and contains these coding sequences:
- a CDS encoding actin-like protein, putative gives rise to the protein MKGQAQGRKTSTYSPITESLYLKLKDPLGPYVNLSNSPASSEKKKKLHKRISFSSFSNTTCSDIQKLNNYLPIENNIVLLSLGNYSFKVGLINKYDYKLESLRVPQVEVIEPWKELGYSHPPYKNYDIIEECLFHCFSNFYKINLKDKDLFIPFSSINDTNDFSTLGDILFDTFQVQSVTFREPSFLSSLIILQNMAKERQEMQQGRDVLLYKDDQKDSSTNCDYGADESVGTGGEKDKGVLHVPRGKIVGGEPYPQECLSNLHDLNLYNFTAILVNVGSTKTTCTPVINGIPLPDLTSTYHIGGYDIDNQIFDEMKKNKNYQKDISMEAAKIAKEKRVFTPKSKEDCGYLSLLYNQTPKNYLVSPFQLHFNKISSSAVTSTEIFFSPCRLGNYLKTESYKQLHMYHVDRGFLLSGSPSWIPNSTIRESSPSWKGSLSSTLTENTLPCVIYDTIQRCPIDTRKELFENIYLTGGSSIIRGFRERLQNELYDFVKRKNFYSNVCINVHSVRRRMLQKYAIYSGAHLFLEMFDYQNYQITRADYLECGDSILERLSLQGKLLF
- a CDS encoding cytosolic Fe-S cluster assembly factor NBP35, putative, with protein sequence MYAYTRRNAIPILIGSLAGLSISYLFANRREVQRCLMCTVERAIAKWKMRKCGRHAKDGRKHRNSDVQSGGRDDGGEGQDIPEGCPGMENEQAGKSKICEGCPNQRICNDPELKKEKEKEKNQIFNQVQENLKNVKYKILILSGKGGVGKSTVATQLAFSLSYLNYDVGLLDIDICGPSIPVLTQTVNCDVNYSMNGWVPIYKNNLSIMSVGYLLPNFDDPVIWRGPKKNGLIKQFLCDVYWKSLDFLIIDTPPGTSDEHLTICSYLKNNLDGCIIVTTPHILSICDVKKEIEFCKKTSIPILGIVENMYQSVFVNNYTVDKMCVDMNVDYAGRITFNQKLIDACQHGVGCCDLDAHSSSSKEIFQVCKFFIQKILNNYEHVPNSYDDNTQVAHSKKAASLKDGQEETLQQNGKSDQSNNLQVQMLRQLLNQISQLLQETPQ